From Lycium ferocissimum isolate CSIRO_LF1 chromosome 12, AGI_CSIRO_Lferr_CH_V1, whole genome shotgun sequence, one genomic window encodes:
- the LOC132040653 gene encoding uncharacterized protein LOC132040653 has protein sequence MCLIIYVCDAEEKELGRQAAAGACPSCGGKVQAVDVESKWKFCFLPLCFIIKRKYQCTLCSRRLVLYSS, from the coding sequence ATGTGTTTGATAATATATGTTTGTGATGCAGAAGAGAAAGAACTAGGAAGACAAGCAGCAGCAGGAGCATGCCCTTCTTGTGGAGGCAAAGTTCAAGCTGTGGATGTTGAGAGCAAATGGAAATTTTGTTTCCTTCCTCTTTGCTTCATCATAAAGAGAAAATATCAATGTACTCTTTGTTCTAGGCGTTTAGTCTTGTATTCGTCTTGA